A window of the Gossypium hirsutum isolate 1008001.06 chromosome A05, Gossypium_hirsutum_v2.1, whole genome shotgun sequence genome harbors these coding sequences:
- the LOC107958881 gene encoding glycine dehydrogenase (decarboxylating), mitochondrial, producing MERARKVANRAILKRLVNESKQSRNGEMSSRSPVSYTPSRYVSSLSPFGSKNHSRSDSLGARNVSNNVGFGVGSQIRSISVEALKSSDTFPRRHNSATPEEQTKMAESCGFDSLDALIDATVPKAIRIDSMKFSKFDGGLTESQMIEHMKDLESKNKIFKSFIGMGYYNTHVPPVILRNIMENPAWYTQYTPYQAEISQGRLESLLNFQTMITDLTGLPMSNASLLDEGTAAAEAMAMCNNIVKGKKKTFIIANNCHPQTIDICKTRADGFDLKVVTADLKDIDYSSGDVCGVLVQYPGTEGEILDYGEFIKNAHAQGVKVVMATDLLALIMLKPPGELGADIVVGSAQRFGVPMGYGGPHAAFLATSQEYKRMMPGRIIGVSVDSSGKPALRMAMQTREQHIRRDKATSNICTAQALLANMAAMYAVYHGPEGLKTIAQRVHGLAGAFAVGLKKLGNIEVQGIPFFDTVKVTCADAHAIADAAYKSEINLRVVDAKTITVSFDETTTLDDLDKLFKVFAGGKPVSFTAASLAPEVGNAIPSGLLRQSSYLTHQIFNTYHTEHELLRYLHKLQSKDLSLCHSMIPLGSCTMKLNATTEMMPVTWPGFTDIHPFAPSEQAQGYQEMFNNLGDLLCTITGFDSFSLQPNAGAAGEYAGLMVIRAYHKSRGDHHRNVCIIPVSAHGTNPASAAMCGMKIVPVGTDSKGNINIEELRKAAEANRDKLSALMVTYPSTHGVYEEGIDEICRIIHDNGGQVYMDGANMNAQVGLTSPGFIGADVCHLNLHKTFCIPHGGGGPGMGPIGVKKHLAPFLPSHPVVSTGGIPATDKSHPLGTISAAPWGSALILPISYTYIAMMGSKGLTDASKIAILNANYMAKRLENYYPVLFRGVNGTVAHEFIVDLRGFKNTAGIEPEDVAKRLMDYGFHAPTMSWPVPGTLMIEPTESESKAELDRFCDALISIREEIAQIENGKADIHNNVLKGAPHPPSLLMGDAWTKPYTREYAAFPASWLRTAKFWPTTGRVDNVYGDRNLICTLLPVSQMVEEEAAANA from the exons ATGGAGCGCGCAAGGAAGGTGGCTAACAGGGCAATCCTGAAACGTTTGGTTAATGAATCCAAGCAATCACGCAATGGTGAAATGAGTTCTAGATCACCTGTTTCCTACACTCCATCAAGGTATGTGTCTTCATTGTCACCTTTTGGTTCCAAGAATCATAGCAGATCAGATTCATTAGGTGCTAGAAATGTGTCGAACAATGTCGGTTTTGGTGTTGGGTCACAAATTCGATCCATTTCTGTCGAGGCATTGAAATCAAGTGATACTTTTCCTCGCCGCCATAACTCTGCAACCCCTGAAGAGCAGACCAAGATGGCTGAGTCATGTGGGTTTGATAGCCTCGACGCTCTTATTGACGCAACCGTGCCTAAAGCTATACGTATTGATTCCATGAAGTTTTCCAAGTTTGATGGAGGATTAACTGAGAGCCAAATGATTGAACACATGAAAGATTTGGAATCAAAGAACAAgatttttaagtcttttattggAATGGGTTATTATAACACTCATGTTCCTCCTGTGATTTTGAGGAATATAATGGAGAATCCAGCTTGGTACACTCAATACACTCCTTACCAGGCTGAGATATCTCAAGGACGCCTTGAGTCTTTGCTTAATTTCCAAACTATGATTACGGATCTTACTGGATTGCCTATGTCAAATGCTTCGTTGCTTGATGAGGGAACTGCAGCTGCTGAGGCAATGGCCATGTGTAACAACATAGTGAAAGGAAAGAAGAAGACTTTTATTATTGCAAACAATTGTCATCCTCAGACAATTGATATTTGTAAGACAAGAGCTGATGGTTTTGATCTTAAAGTTGTTACTGCAGATCTTAAGGATATTGATTACAGCTCTGGTGATGTTTGTGGGGTTTTGGTTCAGTATCCGGGTACCGAGGGTGAGATTTTGGACTATGGGGAGTTCATTAAGAACGCTCATGCACAGGGTGTTAAGGTTGTCATGGCAACTGATTTGTTAGCATTGATAATGTTGAAGCCCCCCGGTGAACTTGGAGCAGATATAGTTGTTGGCTCAGCACAGAGGTTCGGGGTGCCGATGGGGTACGGTGGCCCTCACGCTGCTTTTTTGGCTACTTCCCAAGAGTACAAGAGGATGATGCCAGGGCGAATTATTGGTGTTAGTGTCGATTCTTCAGGGAAGCCTGCTTTGCGTATGGCGATGCAAACGAGGGAGCAACATATTCGCAGGGACAAAGCTACTAGCAACATCTGCACAGCTCAA GCGTTACTAGCAAACATGGCTGCTATGTATGCTGTTTATCATGGACCAGAGGGCCTAAAAACCATTGCGCAACGTGTCCACGGTCTTGCTGGGGCATTTGCTGTGGGACTGAAAAAACTTGGAAACATTGAAGTCCAAGGTATTCCCTTCTTTGATACTGTGAAGGTTACATGTGCTGATGCCCACGCTATTGCTGATGCTGCTTACAAGAGTGAGATTAATTTGCGAGTTGTAGATGCCAAAACT ATCACTGTTTCATTTGATGAAACAACTACCTTGGATGACTTGGACAAGCTTTTCAAAGTATTTGCTGGTGGCAAACCA GTCTCATTCACTGCTGCATCTCTTGCACCAGAGGTTGGGAATGCAATTCCTTCTGGGCTATTAAGACAGAGTTCATATCTTACCCACCAAATATTTAACAC GTATCACACAGAACATGAGTTGCTTCGGTACCTTCACAAGTTACAATCAAAGGATCTCTCATTGTGTCATAGTATGATTCCATTGGGATCTTGTACGATGAAACTAAATGCGACAACTGAAATGATGCCCGTGACATGGCCTGGTTTCACTGACATCCACCCTTTTGCCCCTTCTGAACAGGCTCAGGGTTATCAG GAAATGTTCAATAATTTGGGTGACCTGTTGTGTACTATCACTGGGTTTGACTCCTTCTCTTTGCAACCCAATGCTGGCGCTGCTGGCGAGTATGCCGGACTAATGGTTATCCGTGCATATCATAAG TCAAGAGGAGACCATCACCGGAACGTGTGTATCATACCTGTTTCAGCACATGGGACAAATCCGGCTAGTGCTGCAATGTGCGGAATGAAAATCGTTCCTGTAGGAACTGATTCCAAGGGTAACATCAACATTGAAGAATTAAGGAAAGCTGCTGAAGCTAACAGGGACAAGTTATCTGCTCTCATG gTCACTTATCCTTCAACCCATGGAGTGTATGAAGAAGGGATCGATGAGATATGTAGAATAATCCATGACAATGGAGGTCAAGTGTACATGGATGGGGCTAACATGAATGCCCAG GTTGGTTTGACAAGTCCGGGTTTTATTGGAGCAGATGTTTGCCATCTGAATCTCCACAAAACCTTCTGCATTCCACATGGAGGTGGTGGACCTGGCATGGGACCTATTGGTGTCAAGAAGCATTTGGCACCCTTTTTGCCTTCACATCCAGTG GTATCAACTGGAGGTATCCCAGCCACTGACAAATCACACCCTCTTGGTACCATTTCTGCTGCACCTTGGGGCTCTGCACTTATCTTGCCGATATCATACACTTACATAGCCATGATGGGGTCAAAGGGACTGACTGACGCTTCAAAGATAGCTATTCTGAATGCAAACTACATGGCAAAACGGTTGGAG AACTACTACCCCGTTCTTTTCCGTGGTGTCAATGGAACAGTTGCTCATGAATTCATTGTGGACTTAAGAGGATTTAAG AACACCGCTGGAATAGAACCTGAAGATGTTGCTAAACGTCTTATGGACTATGGATTCCATGCTCCTACAATGTCATGGCCTGTTCCAGGCACACTCATGATTGAACCCACTGAAAGTGAAAGCAAG GCGGAGCTCGATAGGTTCTGTGATGCTCTCATCTCCATTAGGGAAGAAATTGCTCAGATTGAGAATGGAAAAGCTGATATCCACAACAATGTTCTGAAG GGAGCTCCTCATCCACCATCTTTGCTCATGGGTGATGCATGGACAAAGCCATACACACGTGAATACGCCGCTTTCCCTGCTTCCTGGCTTCGTACTGCTAAGTTCTGGCCTACTACAG GACGTGTTGACAATGTATATGGTGATCGCAACCTCATTTGCACCCTTCTCCCAGTGTCGCAGATGGTTGAAGAAGAGGCGGCAGCCAACGCGTAA